In the genome of Eriocheir sinensis breed Jianghai 21 chromosome 44, ASM2467909v1, whole genome shotgun sequence, one region contains:
- the LOC126980644 gene encoding cysteine-rich hydrophobic domain-containing protein 2-like, translating to MADFDAIHTIERDEDDNASSSLESYTQMPEPVIIRGAGNITVFGLSNRFCRDFPSALTGRLAPEEFTGSVGRVNTVLRKTLPVSARWLLCGCCFCLCTCGCSLWPVICLSKRTRNAIEKTLEAENTNLYHKLGLHWRLTRQRCDNSSLMEYVLVIEVIPKKDILRPD from the exons ATGGCAGACTTCGATGCCATCCACACCATCGAGCGGGATGAGGACGACAACGCCTCCTCGTCCCTGGAGTCCTACACGCAGATGCCCGAGCCCGTCATCATCCGAGGCGCGGGCAACATCACCGT ATTCGGGCTCAGTAATCGCTTCTGCCGTGATTTCCCAAGTGCCCTGACAGGAAGATTAGCCCCGGAGGAGTTCACAGGCTCGGTGGGGCGCGTCAACACTGTGCTGAGGAAGACGCTGCCCGTGTCCGCCCGCTGGCTGCTCTGTGGCTGCTGCTTCTGCCTGTGTACCTGTGGCTGCTCCCTCTGGCCCGTCATCTGCCTCAGTAAACGG ACGAGAAATGCCATCGAGAAGACTTTAGAGGCAGAAAACACCAACCTATACCACAAGCTTGGCCTTCACTGGAGACTGACCAGACAGAGATGTGATAACTCTTCCCTCATGGAGTAT gtcTTGGTCATCGAGGTCATACCCAAGAAAGACATACTGCGGCCGGACTGA